TAATCTGCGACCAAAGTCCTTGTAGAGTGTGCTACCACCAGAGAGGACAATGTTCTTGTAGAGACCGCGGCGCACATCGATAGGGGATGACTGGATGacgccatccaccaccacgggaAGGGGAGTCAAAAAGTCGGACGAGTAGATTtcggggttgaagaagattTCAGGAGCAAGGAAGCGCTCGTAACCAACATCGACAGTCGCTTGGCGACCGCCGGGGTGCGCAACAACGTGCTTCATGAAGCGACTGCGGTCACGATCGAAGCGGTCAAACTCCTTGACAATGTCGGGGCACACATAGCAGTActgctccttgatctcctgcGCCGTCTTGAGCGACGAGTCGGGCTCGCCGCGGTCTCTCAGGAGTGACTGGACAAAGTAGGTGATGTCGCGTCCAGCAATGGGAATAGACTTGATCGATGATCCAATAACATAGCCCTCGGCCACGGGGATGACGTGGGTGACACCGTCACCCGAGTCAATAACAGTACCGGTCAGGGATCGGTCGGTGACCTTGGATGAGGTCCAGGAGGCAGCAAGAGCCAACACGGCCTGAACGGCAATATATAGACCGGCGCAGTTGAAAGACTCGAAGAAAATCTCGGCCGTGTTTTCACGGTTTTCgggggggttcaggggtggttcggtgaggaggaagtgaTGATCCTCAGGCTCGACCCTCAAATATTTAAAGATGGAGTTGGACCAGAATCTCTCCATGTGATCCTGGGTATCCTCGTATTAGCATtgtgcttcctcttccaaccCGATGCGACTAGACCCACCCAGTTCTCTATTTGACCGTGTCGGATTGGGTAGTGCAGCCCGTAACCGGGGCCAGAAgaggcggcgatggcttCGTCGCCAATAAAGTAATCGAGGTCCTCAGTGCCGCGCTTGGCCGAGAGATGGCCGGTCggaccagcaccgccagtGAGGAAAGAGGGCTTGTTCGCTACGGCCGGACGGCCAGAGCCAGACCCGGCGCTACCGGCAGCGGCCTTGGTCGCGATGGCGGTCGGGAAAACGAAGGACGGGGAATCATTGCCGGCAAAACCTGGGCAGAGCCGGTCAGATGTTGTTTACGAGAAGGATGTTACCGGTCGATACCCGAAGCTACGAACCTAACTTGGAGAAGCCAGTGCCGCTGCGCGCATGATGTTAGTGACGATGACCTTCAAGCTGGGAGCTGGCTGCTACCTGGACTGGGAAGAGCGGGGCTTGATTTAAGGGGCTGCGACGTACTTGTCCATGACAACGGCCGGCGTTTGGTTTGCCATGTTGACGATGGGGTTGCGGCCGAATGCAGCTCGTGTGTTGAAGAATCAAGTGTTGCTTTGCGGAACGGGAATGGAAATTGGGGGATCGTGAGCCGGACGTCGAAGGTGGCAGGCAGTCGGCGCCCagtggaggttggaggtCCAAGATTACGTCTCGCCAGCAGCGAGCTCCATCCATGTTGCGGTGGCTCTGCGGCTGTGCGCCAAGAGAGAGCCCCGCCAGACTATGGCGGTCAACAGAAGCTCTTGTGACAAAACCTCTCTGGCTCTCTTTCCCCTCAACATTTAAACTCCAGTGTCACTCTCACCTTCTGGGTAATGGTCTCGAATGTCTAGCCAAGAGCTTCAAGATATTGTTAGAAGATGGCAGGTCCAAGTTCCTGAGCCTTGTTTTCATGGCATGGCTTTCAGAGGTCATCTTAGAGGATTCTCGTCTCAATGTCAATCAATCATGATTCGTTGTGGTTGCAGTCCCCAACATCCGCCAGGTCGGCTCCAAATCCAAAAAGCTCCGCAGTAAACATTTGGCAAGCGCCATGAAGCTCTCACCGTCCACATAACCCAAgaagcaaccaccaccccaggaaaccaccttcctcccgCCATTTGCACACCCTGACGTAGATCCGAAGACGCCCGGGAATCCGTGGTTTGGTCAAACTCTTGGAAATCACCAACTACTGCATCTTCTTCGTCCATCAACCGTCCACCTCAAAACACCTCCTTTCCGCTGTCCTGAGTTTGTCTCAAACCACCggcaaaccaaaccaaatTTATTTATCACAGCACCCTTATACAGCATCGTTTGTGTAAATTGCCTGTCGTCCCACCAAAGACCTAACCTTCCCGTCTCCATCCATCGTCGCGCCCCTGGCCCGCTCACGATCACCGTCCTGCCTCTTGCTCACCCTCACATGTATCCATGACAGGACTTTAGCGTCGCCACACGCCCTCTTTACCCCGGACTACAATCCCCCCCGTTTTGACTTTCCACCTCGCCTCTGCTCGCACGCCGGTCCTAAATCCTACGACCATCAACACGCCCTATCGGGTCGCCCTATCTCGCAGAACCCGTGGTataagggggggggggcctTTACGTCTCGCGACGATGCAACGCAGCTCAAGTAGCCCCGAACTCTCACCAATATCCTCTGGAGATGGGGCTGCCGACCgggtctggaggaggaaaCAGCCCCAGCCGGTTGCTGCGATCTTTATCCATGCTGGTGCCGGTTACCACAGCGTTGCCAATGAACATGTGCATCTCAGTGCATGTAGCGAGTAAGCCCTGTTCGTCCTCGGTCTATGCTCTCACATAGCAGGTATACTGATTGTCGAGCATAGAGCGGCCAAGCTGGGCATGAGCTTTCTGAGAGCTGGTGCTTCTGCTACCCAAGCCGTGGAAGCTGCTATCAAATACCTCGAGGACAGGGAAATCACCAATGCTGGCTTCGGCAGCAACTTGACCATGGACGGCATTGTCGAGTGTGATGCGACTGTGGTAGACCACTTGGGAAGAAGCGGTGCCTGCGGTGCCGTTCCTGGTATGATGTGCTCACATAGCTACCACGGGAGACTTGAACTAACTCGACGATAGGAGTGCGAAATCCTATATCTCTAGCCAAGCTGATTCTAGACGCAAGCAGTCGTCCTCTGTCACTCCGCCGAGTTCCACCAAACATccttgttggagagggtgccAGAGAGTTCGGGATAGAACATGGCATGCCCCAAGTCCCCAACGAGCAACTGGTTTCGAAGAATGCCAAGGACAGATATCTCCGCTGGAACGAGGACTTAAAACGGGCAGAAGCCAAACTGCACCCCTCGAATCATTTTTCTGGCAGGACTGCTGAAAAGTCCAGCGCTGGAGACTACGAACAGGCCGCCGACCCTGCTGGGCAGTCGTCGGGGCGAGATCACACCAATGCAATCTTGACGGGAACTTGGAATGAAGGTCAACCTGACTCCCCTCATATCCCTGGCACGCCCTTGGGAGAGAATGGATCACCGGCAGGCACTGCGGTTACCACTGCGCGGTCGACTCCCAGCAGCTCGTCCAGGTCCTCATCGTACACCCTGCGAACCCCAAATCCTTTGAGCTACGTCAGTGCCGCCTTTCAAGGGCGCTCGAGGCCATCTCAAAAGCGGCCCAAAGTACGGAAAAGCGTGAGTGATgatgccgccgccttcctcacGCCGCTCACAGGGACGAACAAAGCACCATCCCCGGCCGCTTCGGCACACGACGGTTCGGTAAGCACTGCGGAGAGCGATAGAGGCGATATCTCTGACGAcggagagaaaaaagaagaggagaaacAGCCTCTGCCAACTCTTGCTGGCACCAAACGTAGCCGTGAATTCGGTAGCGGCCATGAGGATTTCGTAACAGACACGGTCggcgccatcgccattgATAACAGGGGTCACATTGCAGCAGGATCTTCTTCTGGGGGTATTGGAATGAAGCATCGCGGCCGAATTGGGCCTGCTGCCCTCGTCGGCATTGGTACCGCTGTTGTGCCGGAGGACCCCGAAGACGAAATGGCGACCTCGGTAGCTGCTGTCACCAGCGGGACAGGCGAACACATGGCCACGTGTATTGCCTCTGCCAAGTGTGCTGAGCGTCTGTTTCACTGTACCCGGCGCGGACCTAGTGGCCAAGATATCGAAGAGCTGGATGAGTCTGCCCTGATGGAGTCCTTCATTGTCAACGACTTTATGGGGCATCCTGGAGTGCGGAACCAGCCCTCGGCTGGAGCGATTGGGGTCATGGCTGTCAAGAAGGACCTGTCGGGAATTTCCTTCTATTTCGCGCACAATACCGACTCATTTGCCTtgtcggcgatggcggcgacagaccaacaaccaacatgTACGATGTCCCGGCTGAGTAAAGCTCATGGGGTGGCGCAGGgtgcgaggaggatgaggtaTGACTGACTGGGGAGTTTTCGTTTGCATAAACGCAAGAAGCTGTTGCCGAGATGGAAGAGGGTACCTATTTTGCATTCCCGTTGGAAAGGCATAGCATAGATAAATCATGGCGATGGATGGGATACGGTAGCTAGACTGTCATTGCAAGGGCGGTCATGTCCAGAGAGTCTTGTAGACAGGAGGCTTTAAAATAAAAGGATATCCAAGCTCTTTCAATTTTGGATTGTGCAAGTGATACTCTGTGATGACATTCATTCAGTACTCCCTACATAACTCGCCATCGTTAGATACCTGCAagccaacaaacaaccacgGCTCATACTAGTACAACAGATACATAAAGAACACATATTGGTCCCCTTTCTTATTTAGACCAGGTATGCCCCTTCCATCTCTTGAGATTATCGAGAAAAAGAATAAGCCGAAATAACGACACACCCTGCCACAACCATGTCTACCTATGCTCTGTTTGCATTTCCATCTCATGATAATACACACCTTTGCTTTCcaattttttatttttttccaaAAAAATATCATTACCACCGTCCCACTAAAGCTcactcaactccctcaccctcctctccaactcgGGCACCTGCCTCAGCAGcacctccaaatcctccttctcatcctccagcttcaTTCTTCTGTCCGCATCCAGCCTCGTAAAGACAAAGTGCCCCTGCCCGTCAAACTGCAAAATGTGCGTGTGGTACTTCCACAAGCTCCTCCGATGACTCACCGTCATGAGCGTGATCCCCAGCGCCTTGGCATTGTCGTACATGACCTTTTCCGTGTCGAGCGTCACTGAGCTGGTACACTCATCCAAAATGGCATATTTAGGGCGGTGGTAAAACAGCCTGGCCATTGCCACCCTCTGCTGTAGCCCGCCAGACAAGACGTCGCGCCACTCGGCTTCCGCGTCCCAGCCTTCGGGGTAGAGGTCGATCAGGTGTTCCAGAGATAGAATTTTCAGGATGGACAAGAGATCGGAGTCGGTCACGCCTTTGGAGCGCATGGTGCGGAGGCCGTCGGGGTAGATGATTTGTTGGCGGAGGGAGCCGCGGGAGAGGTAAGGGCGTTGGGGGATGTAAAAGATGTCTGTGAAGGGGGGTTTGTGGACTGTCCCGCCGTATACGGGCCATAACCCGCCGAGGATGcggaagagggaggatttgCCGCAGCCGTTGGGGCCGACGACCAACAGGTGGTCGCCCGGGGTGAGTTTGAAGGTTAGGGCTGGGACGAGGACGTCGccgttgggggagatgatgggtCTGAAAAGGTTAGAGGGGGggacgaaaagaaaaggaggtggGGACTTACACATCGATAAACTCAATGTTGTTgctctcaacaaccttgcCTCTTCCCTTGAGGACAGCCTCGTTGTTTTCGGTGCCCGAGCTAGACAcaagcttcttctcaaagtGCCCCGCCTGAATATCATCCATGACTTCCAACAGCGACGACACACGGGAGGTGTAACCCGCCAACTCCATGATTTCCCTGTAGGAGAACATGATGCGCCCAAAGGCATCCGACGCCGACAGCAACATGCGACGGTTGGTCACAAAGGTCTCAGTCCTGTCACCCATGTTCATCGTCACCTGGCCAGGGAGCTTCACAAAGACAGGAACACtgcacagcagcaacccgAGCGCGCCCCAAAAGTACTTGATGACAAAGTCCTCCATGAAGCCGTGGTAGaaccggcggcggagaatgTAGTTGACGTGCTTGATGAGGGTGAAGTAGCCCTTGTCGAGGGTGTCCTTTTCCGCTTCGTGACCGGCGTACAGGGCGACTTCCTCGCTGTGGTCTATTAATCTCGAGTGCTGGAAGCGGAACTCGCCTTCAAGTCTGGCTTCGTCGGCCACGTATTTCCCGAATGGGGGTGTTAACGCACGCATGACGTGCGCTGAGAGCTGGACGAGAAGAGACATGAAGACGACGCCTTCTCCGC
This window of the Podospora pseudoanserina strain CBS 124.78 chromosome 3, whole genome shotgun sequence genome carries:
- the ARP3 gene encoding Actin-related protein 3 (COG:Z; EggNog:ENOG503NW63); amino-acid sequence: MANQTPAVVMDNGTGFSKLGFAGNDSPSFVFPTAIATKAAAGSAGSGSGRPAVANKPSFLTGGAGPTGHLSAKRGTEDLDYFIGDEAIAASSGPGYGLHYPIRHGQIENWDHMERFWSNSIFKYLRVEPEDHHFLLTEPPLNPPENRENTAEIFFESFNCAGLYIAVQAVLALAASWTSSKVTDRSLTGTVIDSGDGVTHVIPVAEGYVIGSSIKSIPIAGRDITYFVQSLLRDRGEPDSSLKTAQEIKEQYCYVCPDIVKEFDRFDRDRSRFMKHVVAHPGGRQATVDVGYERFLAPEIFFNPEIYSSDFLTPLPVVVDGVIQSSPIDVRRGLYKNIVLSGGSTLYKDFGRRLQRDIKQLVDARIRASEARSGGAKSGGLDVQVITHKRQRHGPWFGGSLLGQTPEFRSYCHTKAEYQEYGPSIVRRFALLGGPAGS
- a CDS encoding hypothetical protein (COG:E; MEROPS:MER0017622; EggNog:ENOG503NV2I), producing the protein MQRSSSSPELSPISSGDGAADRVWRRKQPQPVAAIFIHAGAGYHSVANEHVHLSACSEAAKLGMSFLRAGASATQAVEAAIKYLEDREITNAGFGSNLTMDGIVECDATVVDHLGRSGACGAVPGVRNPISLAKLILDASSRPLSLRRVPPNILVGEGAREFGIEHGMPQVPNEQLVSKNAKDRYLRWNEDLKRAEAKLHPSNHFSGRTAEKSSAGDYEQAADPAGQSSGRDHTNAILTGTWNEGQPDSPHIPGTPLGENGSPAGTAVTTARSTPSSSSRSSSYTLRTPNPLSYVSAAFQGRSRPSQKRPKVRKSVSDDAAAFLTPLTGTNKAPSPAASAHDGSVSTAESDRGDISDDGEKKEEEKQPLPTLAGTKRSREFGSGHEDFVTDTVGAIAIDNRGHIAAGSSSGGIGMKHRGRIGPAALVGIGTAVVPEDPEDEMATSVAAVTSGTGEHMATCIASAKCAERLFHCTRRGPSGQDIEELDESALMESFIVNDFMGHPGVRNQPSAGAIGVMAVKKDLSGISFYFAHNTDSFALSAMAATDQQPTCTMSRLSKAHGVAQGARRMRYD
- the PXA2 gene encoding ATP-binding cassette long-chain fatty acid transporter pxa2 (EggNog:ENOG503NW82; COG:I); translated protein: MAPTMSKPSANSAAARDRTIRGIVSQLTSMYLQNRTRISRAVYITLFVALINRVRHAIQEQKAASVREATKRAEKSGTTSTADGEVTKKKKVELNREFFRSLLRLLKIVVPGWRSKETRLLISHSFFLVMRTLISLKVAAMDGAIVKALVKGNGREFLMRIVWWMLIAVPATFTNSMLSYHQAELSLRYRTRLTQFIHDKYLSQLTFYGISALDDRIKNPDQLIAVDVAKFSNSLAELYSNLAKPLLDMTIYTFSLSKSVGGEGVVFMSLLVQLSAHVMRALTPPFGKYVADEARLEGEFRFQHSRLIDHSEEVALYAGHEAEKDTLDKGYFTLIKHVNYILRRRFYHGFMEDFVIKYFWGALGLLLCSVPVFVKLPGQVTMNMGDRTETFVTNRRMLLSASDAFGRIMFSYREIMELAGYTSRVSSLLEVMDDIQAGHFEKKLVSSSGTENNEAVLKGRGKVVESNNIEFIDVPIISPNGDVLVPALTFKLTPGDHLLVVGPNGCGKSSLFRILGGLWPVYGGTVHKPPFTDIFYIPQRPYLSRGSLRQQIIYPDGLRTMRSKGVTDSDLLSILKILSLEHLIDLYPEGWDAEAEWRDVLSGGLQQRVAMARLFYHRPKYAILDECTSSVTLDTEKVMYDNAKALGITLMTVSHRRSLWKYHTHILQFDGQGHFVFTRLDADRRMKLEDEKEDLEVLLRQVPELERRVRELSEL